One Cynocephalus volans isolate mCynVol1 chromosome 7, mCynVol1.pri, whole genome shotgun sequence genomic region harbors:
- the GGACT gene encoding gamma-glutamylaminecyclotransferase — translation MAQVFVYGTLKRGQPNHSVLLDGEHGHAAFLGLARTLERYPLVIAGEYNVPRLLNLPGTGRYVQGELYDVDKRMLRFLDAFEGCPDEYQRTPLSVQVLQGDSGPQEAVVQCFVYSTATYPPEWARLPCLDCYDSQGPHGLRYHPRESRR, via the coding sequence ATGGCCCAGGTCTTCGTCTACGGCACCCTGAAGAGAGGCCAGCCCAACCACAGCGTCCTGCTGGACGGCGAGCACGGCCACGCGGCCTTCCTGGGCCTCGCGCGCACGCTGGAGCGCTACCCGCTGGTCATTGCCGGCGAATACAACGTCCCGCGGCTGCTGAACCTGCCGGGCACGGGGCGCTACGTGCAGGGCGAGCTCTATGACGTGGACAAGCGGATGCTGCGCTTCCTGGACGCCTTTGAGGGCTGCCCCGACGAGTACCAGCGCACGCCGCTGAGTGTGCAGGTGCTGCAGGGTGACAGTGGCCCCCAGGAGGCCGTGGTGCAGTGCTTCGTGTACAGCACGGCCACCTACCCGCCCGAGTGGGCCCGCCTCCCGTGCCTCGACTGCTACGACTCCCAGGGCCCACACGGGCTGCGCTACCACCCCCGGGAGAGCCGCCGGTGA